Genomic window (Desulforapulum autotrophicum HRM2):
TGTCGTCCTCTGGTCACTACATATTTCAGGTCAGCCGTTGAACGTATTGTGCCTGTCCAGCGTTCCCAGGGTCAGTCTGCCTCAACCCTATCCGTTAAAATGCGTGAACAGGTTCCCTATCATATCGCCCAGACCGGGGATGGAATTTTTCTTACCTTTGAGCCGTCAACCATTGACCCGCCGCCCTTTGAGCCTGCCAGAAGAAGTGTTATATCGGGTGGAGGGCCGGTGACCGTCAAATACGATACCGACGATACCAGTGTTGCAGCAAAGGCTCCCCTTGAGCAGGAGGCAGACAAAACGCCCGGTTTTATGGAAAAAAAGGTCTACACCGGTGAGAAGATCCGGCTGGATTTTTATGAAACAGACATCAAAAATGTTTTTAGAATATTGCAGAGTGTGAGCGGCAAGAACTTTGCCGTTGACAAGGATGTCACAGGCAGTGTTACCATTTCCCTTGATAAGCCAGTACCCTGGGACCAGGTATTTGATCTGGTCCTGAAGATGAACCGGCTTGGCCAGATTCAGGAGGGCTCCATTGTCCGCATTGCCACCCTGTCCACCCTGGCCCAGGAGCAGAAGCAGAAACAGGACGCCATCACGGCCCACAAGGCAACCCTTGAGCAGAGAAAGAGCCTTGAACCTCTGGTGACTGAGTACATTCCCATTAATTACTCTAGTGCAGAAACAGATGTGAAACCCCACCTTGAAAAAATCCTTACTCCGGACCGGGGAGTATTGAGTGTGGATTCAAGAACCAACATGATCATCCTGACCGATGTCAGGGAGAAGATTGATCAGGCAAAGGAACTTATCCATCGATTGGATAAGGTGACCCCCCAGATCATGATTTCCGCCAGGGTCGTTGAGGTGAATAAAAATTTCTCCAAATCCCTTGGGATCGACTGGAGTGTGTCAAAGAATAATGCAAACAGCGGGTTTGACGTGATAATGAATTATCCTGTGGCAAGTGATGGAAGCCTGGGGTTTGATTTCAGCCGTATTTTCGGAACCGAGCTGGCACTTGATGCCACTCTGTCCGCCTCTGAGATAAAGGGGGACGTTAAAATTATTTCCTCCCCTAAAATCCTTACCCTTGACAATAAAAAGGCCAAGATCAAACAGGGACTTGAATATGCCTACCTGGAGCGGGACGATTCCGGGGGGTCGTCGGTCCTATTCAAGAATATCGATCTGCTGCTTGAGGTTACTCCCCACGTCACACCGGATAATCGAATTGGCATGAGTGTGCTGATTACCAAGAATGATCTGGCAAGCGTGGTTGACGGGGTTCCCTCCCTTTCAACCAATGAGGCGGAAACCGAACTTCTGGTGAATGACGGAAACACCATCGTGATCGGCGGTATTGTTAAAAATACCTCTTCAACGTCTGAGACCGGTTTTCCCGGTCTTTCAAATATTCCGCTTTTAGGTAAGCTATTTGGAAGTGACAGCACTGAAGATACCAAGAACGAACTGTTGATATTTATCACGCCAACCATTGTTCAGCTTGAGCAGAAAATGAATTGATTTTTAAGGGGGTCTCCGCCTGCAGATCAGTTCTTGACGGTAACAACAACCAGGGGCTTTTTTTGAATTCCCCTGGGACCGCCATTGTAAAGTCCATTGAATTGGGCCAGGAACTTTTTATTTGTGGAACATCCATAATCACGGCATCCCTTGCATCCCTTGATTGATCTGTTCATGTCCCCCATACAAAATCGATTGATATTACTTTCACAGCGGGTTGTTCTGCTGTTTCTCCCCCAGAGCAGAAACACTCAACCCTGGGGCATTGGGTGTTGAGACAGGGTCGAAGTGGGAAAGTCTGCGTAAGGGCTGTCGACCATTTTAACAACCGTAATGGCGGGGTTGTTGAGCTCTCCTTTGACGGGAGAACAGGATATGTTTGGTCAAATGGTTGTCCTGCCAGCACCTGAAATGCAGACATTGAGCAGGTCTATGCAACATCCACAGACCTAGCGCCGGTGGAAAAGTTTCAAATTTCATTGTGGCCGGAGCAGATCCCCTGCTCTGGCCATGTCCGTTTATTTAAAAAGGGTTCCCTAGGCTTCAGTTGTTCAACCTTGACTCTGCCTCCAGGGCCAGGGGGGTGCCCTCCGGGGCAAAGACAAGGACCTGCTTCCATGCCTTTTGAGCCCTGTTCGGCTGGTTCATCTGCTCATATGTTTTTGCAAGATCAGCATAAAGGATCGAAGCCTGGGGCATTTTTTTCAGCTTTTTTTGTAAAAGGGTTTCAGCCTGGAAAAGTTCGCCGGATTCAAGGAAGGTCAAAGCAAGGCCATGGATGGCGTTGATAAAATCGGGTTCCAGATGCAGGGCCTTTGAAAAGTTTTTTTCTGCAAGGATATAATCCTTTTTGCCCAGATAGGCCCATCCCATATTGGAGAAGGCAAAGTGCGGTGTCATATAGAGGAGGTTTTTTGAAAACTGCTGATAGCACTCAATGGCCTTGTCGTATCTTTTTTGTTTAAGATAGGCTGCACCCAGGTTGTTCTGGGCCTGGATATAGTCGGGTTTAAGTGCCACGGCCCGTTTGAAATGATTCTCTGCCAGGTCAAATCGCTCTTTTCCCATATAGGTGATTCCCAGATCGTTGTGGAGATAGGGGTCATTGGGGAGGGTTTTTTCTGCAGCAAGAAGCTCCTTTAGTGCGGCTGTATAGTTGCCCTGGTTCAGGTGTGCTTCCCCAAGGGCCATGGTGGCCTCGGCAATGTTTCTTTGTTCAATGGTGTTTGTGGCGCAGGCCGTGAGGGTAATACAAATGAGGATGGGAATGATAACCTGTTTCATTGGTGTTCCTTATTTCCAAGGCGATGCTCCCGAATCAGGGAGATCAATGCGTAAAAGAGATATGTTTTTTTCGCGTAAAAAATCCGTTGTTTCCAGGTCAGGATCACCATCCAGGAGCATGATCTCCCTTGGGGCGGATGGGATGTATATGCCGGGAATGGTAACGGTTCTGTGTGTTCGGGTACTGATAAAAGAAGGGTTCTCGACCACCTGTATGCCTAACCCTGTGAAGAGTTTTACGGCAATTTGATGGGTCGTTTCCCTGGGGAAAAGGGATATCAGTTCATACCCTTTGTCGTGTATGCGGTCCAGTGCAAAACCATAAACATCTCCAAATTCAACAAAAAGGTCAGGTTTTCCCTGGCGGGAAATTTTTCCGACCCTGATATCAAGGTCCTGGGATCCCACAGCCAGGTCTATGGTGGCATCGGGGGTGTACTCAAAGCCTGCATATTCAACGAGCTCTTTTGCGGCAAGTCTGTGGTCCAAGGGAATTCCGTGGCTGTCTGTTTCCTTTTTCGTCCCGGGCAGGACTTCGGCGGAAGAAGGCGCTGCCATGGCCTCAAGGGCTGTTTTAATCTCAACCAGAGTCACATCAGACCAGAAGGTGCGGATGGCCGCTGCCAGGGTCTGGTAGAGATTTTTTTCAGGAACCATGATGGTTTTGGAGCCATTCTTAAATTGTATGAGGGGGGTGTATGCAAGGTCAAGGACCTGATCGGCTTGTCCCTTTGACGGAAAGTAATATTTTCCACTCTCCAGGAGTTCTCCATGGCGTGTCTGGCTGTATTTTTTCAAGGCGGTCAATGTTTCTGAACTGATGGGCCTGGCCGGAAAAGATGATTCCGGAGCCCTGGGTAGGGGCAGGTTTAATATCGTTTCTTCCTGGATGAGGTCAGGCCGGCTCACTCCGGGGTTGGCAAGGGTAAATAGGGCTAACCCTTGGGGGTTCAGGGTGCCGTCCCTGTTCAGGAACTCCGAGTCCATGAGTTCAGAAACGGTATCTCCCTTTTTTACCCGGTGTTTTTTATAGCGGGTGGACATCTTCGCATGGAGGGTGCTGAACTCGATCACCGGTACATCCACAATTCCAGGAGAGGTTTCGTCGAAATCTTCATGTGAAATTGTCTTCAGGGGAATAAGGACTCGCTGGCCGGGATTGATGGCGTCGATATTGCTTATTCCGGGATTCAGGACTTTGAACATGGTCAGAAAAAGGGGGAAATCTTTTTCTGAGATTTCCCCTTTTTGCCTGAAAATCTTGTAGAGCCAGTCATCCTTTGCCACCTGGTAACGTTCGCACATCACCTTCCGGTCCTTATAGGGGTAGACCGCGTATCGCTTAAATGACGTTTTGATTGATGGAGTTGCGGCCATCCCGGTTGGGGGGTAAATTAATCCAAAGCAGATGGTGAAAGTCAGGATGCCCCTTGCTATGTGCCGTATTTTCATAGGTTTGTGGTAAGGTTCAGTTCCTGTGCAATGGTTTTTGATACATCTTCAGCAAACCGGTTAAAATCTTCCCTGCCAAGGGGGGTTCCCTGGCCGGGGATATTTTTCTTGTCCTTGGGCATCACAAGTTTTGGGCGGTTGATGAACCTCTGGTTGGAATGAATGTTGAAGGCCTCTGGTATCTTTTCACTGAAGTAGAGGTCCTGGAATCCGGAAAATTTCATGGCATGGGCCGTTGCATCAACGATGGCAGTTTCTGTTTTGGTGACAATGCCCTGTTTAAGGGCTTCAACCAGCCCTGCAAGGCTTTCGCCGCCCTGGGTACAGGCAATGTGTCCGTTTCGGTTGGCCTCAAGCTGCCAGTCCATGATGGCCTGCTCTGTTACCTGGGTTACAAACACCCGTTGTTCACCGGCAAGTGTGTTGTATCGGTCTGCCAGGGCAATGACCCTGGGCATGGAAACGGGATTGCCGATCATGGCTGCCTGGGCTACACTTGATTTCACCGTCACGGGCTTAAACTGCCGTTTTGATCGGTCTGGCTCAAGATAGTACTGGAAAACAGGGTCTGCGTGCTCACTCTGGACGCCGATGATCTTTGGCAGGTCCGTAATGATTCCGGCATTGAAGAATTTGATGAAACCGCTCATCAGGGCTGAAATATTTCCGGCATTGCCAATGGGAACCACGATCACCTTGTCGTGCATCTCATATTCAAAATCCTGGGCAACCTCATAGGAAAAAGACTCCTGGCCAAGGATGCGCCAGGCGTTCTTTGAGTTGAGCAACGCCACGTTGTACTCTTCGGACAGTTTCTCCACTATTTTCATGCAGTCGTCAAATACGCCGGGAATTTCAAACACACTGGCGCCGCTTCCAAGGGGCTGGGAGAGCTGCTGGGGGGTCACCTTGTTGTGGGGCAGAAGTACGGCCGATTTGATGTGTGGCTGAAGATAGGACGCGTAAAGGGCTGCAGCGGCTGAGGTATCTCCGGTGGAGGCACACACGGCAATAATGTCTGACACAAGTTGCTGGTCAATGAGGTATTTGATGTAGGAAAGGGCGCTTGCCATGCCCCGGTCTTTGAACGATGCACTGGGGTTCTGTCCGTCGTTCTTGTAAAAGAACCGAATCCCTGCAAGATCCTGGAGTCGTTGGTTGGCCTCCACAATCGGGGTGTGGCCTTCACCGAGATAGACAATGGATTCAAGGGGGATATTGGGCCCGATAAACTCATGGTAGCGGTAGATTCCTTTGAGGGCCGGAATCTTGAGCATTCGTCGATAGTCAAAGATCTGCTGCCAGGTGGTGCCTGAAATTTTGTTGAGCCGTTGGATATCCCTATCCTCAATGAGAAGAACCTCCCCGCAGTCGGGACAGACATAAAGAAGTTTGGTGATGGGAAATTCCCCCTTGCATCCAAGGCAGCGGTAGCATAGATCCCCGCAGGGACTGGGAACAAGAAACGGCTGGATCTCTTTTGGAAAGTTATCGGGTTTCATTGGTGATGGTCTCCTTGCCGCCCATGTATGGTCTGAGGACTTCCGGAATGACCACGGAACCGTCCGGTTGTTGAAAATTTTCCAGTATTGCTGCCACTGTTCGACCAACGGCAAGTCCGGATCCGTTAAGGGTGTGAACAAATTCGAGTTTTTTCTGGCCTGCCCGCCTGAATTTGATGTTGGCCCGTCTTGCCTGGAACGCCTCACAGTTGCTGCAGGATGAAATTTCCCGATACTTATCCTGGCCCGGCATCCAAACCTCAATGTCATAGGTTCTAGTCGCGGAAAAACCCAGGTCACCGCTGCACAGGGTAACCACCTGGTAGGGGAGTCCCAGGCGTTTCAGGACCGTTTCAGCATTGGCTAAAAGGGATTCAAGTTCCTGGTAGGAGGTTTCAGGGGTCGTGTATTTCACAAGCTCCACCTTGTTGAACTGGTGCTGGCGGATCAATCCCCGGGTGTCCTTGCCGTAGGAGCCTGCTTCGGATCTGAAACAGGGGGTGTAGGCCGTGAATTTAATGGGCAGGTTTTCTTCATTCAGAACTTCATCCCTGTAAATGTTGGTCATGGGAACCTCTGAGGTGGGGATGAGGTAGTACTCCTGACCCTCAATTTTAAAAAGATCCTCTTCAAATTTTGGCAGCTGGCCTGTTCCCAGGAGGCTTTCCCTGTTCACGATAAAGGGGGGGAGGGTCTCTGTATATCCGTGTTCGTTGGTGTGAAGATCAAGCATGAAGTTGATCAAGGCCCGCTCAAGTTTTGCGCCGCTTCCCAGGTACAGAGAAAATCTTGCCCCTGTTATCTTTGCTGCCCTTGGAAAATCAAGTATGCCCAGGTCTTCGCCGATATCCCAGTGGGCCTTGATGGGAAAGTCAAAGCTGCGTGGTGTTCCGACTTTTTTTTCAAGCGTGTTGTCTGCATCGCTGGCTCCCATGGGAACATCCGGGTGGGGCATGTTGGGAATTGCCATCATGAACTGCTGGATAAAATCATCCTGTTCTGCAAGGGTCTTGTCCAGTGTCTTGATCTCGTCTGAAACGGTCCGCATTTCAAGAATGCTTGTCCCGGCATCTTCTTTGTTGCGTTTCATTCTGGCAATTTCGTCTGAAACAGTGTTCCTCTGGTGCCGCAGCTCTTCGATCTGCTGAAGAAGTTCTCTTCTTTTTTTTTCCGCCCTGGCAAAACCCTCAAAATCAGCCTTGCCGGCCCGTTTGGCCAAGGCCTGTTTTACCTCTTCTATGTTCTCTCTAACGTACTTGATTTCCAACATTTAAATACCTGCCTGCCTGTGTGCGAAGATTTAGGAGTTATATGATATTTTGCCCATCTAAAAAAAATATCATGACACATAAGATACGTCAATGATTATTGCAGGTTGACAATTGCCAGCTTGTGTATAATATTTTTTAAAAATTTGATGGGGGAAAATTATACTTATGGATGACAGCAAAGATAGTAAAAAAAATCTTCTTGCCGGAATCTCACAACAGCTTTCCAAATTTACAAAGGCGGAATTAGCTGAGAAACAGGCCCAGGTAGAGCAGAATCTCCTTGAATTTGCCAATTTCAGGGAGGCCCAGCTTTCCCTTCTCTATATCGAGAGAAGCCATGAGATTCCAACAGGGAACATCATACGAATCAGCCTTGATGTCAGAAAGGGGATAGTGATCCCCTGTTTTTCAGATTCAAGGCATGCCATCAACCTGCTCAGGATTCACGATTATGAGAAGGACCTGATTAAAGGATCCCAGGGAATTCTGGAACCTGATCCTGAAACCTGCAAAAAGGTCAATCTTGACCAGATCGATATTGCAGTGATCCCAGGGCTCGCCTTTGACGAAAAGGGCGGTCGCTTAGGGTTCGGGGAAAGTTTTTATAACCGACTCATTGCAAAGCTTCCCGAGACCACCCGCAAAATATCCATTGCCTTTGAAGAACAGGTGGTTGATCATGTCCAGATGGAGTCAAGGAAATATAATCTGGATATCATCATCACAGACAAGCGCGTCATTTACAAGATATAGCCGGCATGGAGGGAACGATCGCTTGTTCCCTCCTGTTATTTGGGGGCAAGTGCCAAGTGAAAGCGCTTGAGGTTACTGCTTTTCCCCATGGCAATGACCGTGTCTCCCTCTTCCATGTAGGTGTCAAATGAGGGATTGAAGATCATTTCTCCGTCTGATTTTTTGATGGCAATGATGATGAGGTTGTACTTTTGCCGAATGCCTGAATCTTTGAGCATGATGTTCACAAGCGTTGATTTGGCCGAAACCGGTGACTCTTCGATCTGAATGGCCCTTTCCCTTCGGGTGAGGGCAATGTCCAAAAAATTGCTGACACTGGGTCTCAACAGCCGGATGCCCATGGAAACGGCACCAATGTCGTAGGGTGATTCCACCCGGTTGGCGCCGGCAGCATAGAGCTTTCCCATTGCCGCTTTTTTTTCGGCACGGGCCATGATCTTGATTCCCGGATTGAGCTGCCGGGCTGTTAACACCAGGAAGACATTGTCAACATCCGTGGCAAGGGCTGCGATGAGGTGGGACGCTCTTTTGATTCCGGCCTTGAGCAGCTGGGATTCATCCGAAGCATCTCCGATCAGATAGAGCATCTTATCCTCCACAAGGACAGGCACGAGTTCCGGGCTTTTTTCCATGACAACAACGTCTGAGGTCTGCTCGGTGAGCTGATTGCACAGGATTCTTCCGATTCTTCCATAGCCGCATACAATATAGTGATCCGTCAGGCTGGAAATACGTTTATCCAATTTTCTTCTCCCAAGTATTGATCTTATCTCCCCTTCAACGACAAATTTGACGATGATGCCGGCCATGTACAAAACCACGCTGACGCTTGAAATGATGAGGAAGATGGTGAACACCCGGCCTGTTGGGCTGATAGGGTGTACTTCGCTGTATCCCACGGTGCTCAGGGTCAGGGCGACCATGTAAAGTGAGTCAAGGAAAGTCCATCCCTCAATGATCATGTATCCTGCCGTACCTATGGCGGATACTGTAAAGGATACTGCCGTGGCAATCAGGATGTCTCTTAGTTTGTTCATTGGATTATCCTATAACTGCCATTGATTGAAAAAGCAAGGGCTAAACAGGAGGAGATATTTGAAATCTGTCCGCCTATCTGCTTGACTGAAACAAAGGGTGCTGGTAAACTCGCCGCCATGAATTCAGAACAGAGAAAGTTTGAGATATGGCGTCATAAGATGGTCGCTCGGCAGATCGTGGCCAGGGGGATTACCGACCCCGGGGTCATTGCCGCCATGGAAACGGTGCCCCGGCATCTTTTTGTGAGTGAGGCCCTTACTGACAGTGCCTATGGGGATTTCCCCCTTCCCATTGGGGAGGCCCAGACCATATCCCAGCCTTATATCATCGCCGAAATGACCCAGGCCCTGGAGCTCACTGGAGATGAAAGGGTGCTTGAGATCGGGACAGGCTCAGGGTACCAGGCAGCAGTGCTTGCAGAGATTGTTTTCAGGGTCTATACCATTGAGCGTAACAACATTCTGTTCTTAAGAACCAGAAAACTTTTTGATGCGCTTAAATATCACAATATTGTTGCCAGGTATTCCGATGGCACTCTGGGGTGGAAAGAGGAGGCGCCGTTTGATGCCATCCTTGTTACCGCCGGTGGTACTCAGATTCCCCAACCTCTCCTTGACCAGCTTGCCGTGGGCGGCAGGTTGGTTATGCCTGTGGGAGGGTTGTGCAGTCAGGAGCTTGTTCGGATTGAAAAAAAAGCCGATAAAATTACCACGGATAATCTCGGAGGCTGCCGTTTTGTAAAGCTGATCGGCGAGCACGGCTGGAAGGAATAGGGATGGTCAAGCGACTTTATGACTGGGTTCTTTCCTGGGCCGAGAGACCGGGTGGTGTCTGGGCTCTTTTTTTTCTTGCCTTTTGCGAGTCCTCTTTCTTCCCCATTCCACCGGATCTTCTGCTCATCGCCCTTGCCGTGGGTGCGCCGTTTCGGGCCTTTTATTTCGTCCTGGTGTGCAGTGTGGGTTCTCTTTTGGGGGGGATTGCAGGCTACCTTATCGGCTGGCAGTTCATGGGCACCATCGGCGGGAGAATTATTGCATTTTACGACCTTGCCGACAAGGCTGACTATATCACGGCCCTTTATAAACATTACGATGCCTGGGCTATCTTTA
Coding sequences:
- a CDS encoding type IV pilus secretin PilQ, yielding MLAAFLFCGCTGQKQVGRIETSPLIPAKQRTITAIELNQTPETMVVNILSNNTLTYTSVKQTFPLGVAVYLPETSLSENVLSSTFAGMGQINSIVANYTDNEMKTARVDILLNENLDYEVSSQASGLTMVFHKLKDLDSDHQKKAAVNALSPESKTVAPPLFIPKGPAKVTGIFFNNAEDGKSEVFVKTSQPVRYDMEKGDGNNLKLKLYGVDIPAHRCRPLVTTYFRSAVERIVPVQRSQGQSASTLSVKMREQVPYHIAQTGDGIFLTFEPSTIDPPPFEPARRSVISGGGPVTVKYDTDDTSVAAKAPLEQEADKTPGFMEKKVYTGEKIRLDFYETDIKNVFRILQSVSGKNFAVDKDVTGSVTISLDKPVPWDQVFDLVLKMNRLGQIQEGSIVRIATLSTLAQEQKQKQDAITAHKATLEQRKSLEPLVTEYIPINYSSAETDVKPHLEKILTPDRGVLSVDSRTNMIILTDVREKIDQAKELIHRLDKVTPQIMISARVVEVNKNFSKSLGIDWSVSKNNANSGFDVIMNYPVASDGSLGFDFSRIFGTELALDATLSASEIKGDVKIISSPKILTLDNKKAKIKQGLEYAYLERDDSGGSSVLFKNIDLLLEVTPHVTPDNRIGMSVLITKNDLASVVDGVPSLSTNEAETELLVNDGNTIVIGGIVKNTSSTSETGFPGLSNIPLLGKLFGSDSTEDTKNELLIFITPTIVQLEQKMN
- a CDS encoding tetratricopeptide repeat protein; amino-acid sequence: MKQVIIPILICITLTACATNTIEQRNIAEATMALGEAHLNQGNYTAALKELLAAEKTLPNDPYLHNDLGITYMGKERFDLAENHFKRAVALKPDYIQAQNNLGAAYLKQKRYDKAIECYQQFSKNLLYMTPHFAFSNMGWAYLGKKDYILAEKNFSKALHLEPDFINAIHGLALTFLESGELFQAETLLQKKLKKMPQASILYADLAKTYEQMNQPNRAQKAWKQVLVFAPEGTPLALEAESRLNN
- a CDS encoding M24 family metallopeptidase is translated as MKIRHIARGILTFTICFGLIYPPTGMAATPSIKTSFKRYAVYPYKDRKVMCERYQVAKDDWLYKIFRQKGEISEKDFPLFLTMFKVLNPGISNIDAINPGQRVLIPLKTISHEDFDETSPGIVDVPVIEFSTLHAKMSTRYKKHRVKKGDTVSELMDSEFLNRDGTLNPQGLALFTLANPGVSRPDLIQEETILNLPLPRAPESSFPARPISSETLTALKKYSQTRHGELLESGKYYFPSKGQADQVLDLAYTPLIQFKNGSKTIMVPEKNLYQTLAAAIRTFWSDVTLVEIKTALEAMAAPSSAEVLPGTKKETDSHGIPLDHRLAAKELVEYAGFEYTPDATIDLAVGSQDLDIRVGKISRQGKPDLFVEFGDVYGFALDRIHDKGYELISLFPRETTHQIAVKLFTGLGIQVVENPSFISTRTHRTVTIPGIYIPSAPREIMLLDGDPDLETTDFLREKNISLLRIDLPDSGASPWK
- the thrC gene encoding threonine synthase, whose product is MKPDNFPKEIQPFLVPSPCGDLCYRCLGCKGEFPITKLLYVCPDCGEVLLIEDRDIQRLNKISGTTWQQIFDYRRMLKIPALKGIYRYHEFIGPNIPLESIVYLGEGHTPIVEANQRLQDLAGIRFFYKNDGQNPSASFKDRGMASALSYIKYLIDQQLVSDIIAVCASTGDTSAAAALYASYLQPHIKSAVLLPHNKVTPQQLSQPLGSGASVFEIPGVFDDCMKIVEKLSEEYNVALLNSKNAWRILGQESFSYEVAQDFEYEMHDKVIVVPIGNAGNISALMSGFIKFFNAGIITDLPKIIGVQSEHADPVFQYYLEPDRSKRQFKPVTVKSSVAQAAMIGNPVSMPRVIALADRYNTLAGEQRVFVTQVTEQAIMDWQLEANRNGHIACTQGGESLAGLVEALKQGIVTKTETAIVDATAHAMKFSGFQDLYFSEKIPEAFNIHSNQRFINRPKLVMPKDKKNIPGQGTPLGREDFNRFAEDVSKTIAQELNLTTNL
- the serS gene encoding serine--tRNA ligase yields the protein MLEIKYVRENIEEVKQALAKRAGKADFEGFARAEKKRRELLQQIEELRHQRNTVSDEIARMKRNKEDAGTSILEMRTVSDEIKTLDKTLAEQDDFIQQFMMAIPNMPHPDVPMGASDADNTLEKKVGTPRSFDFPIKAHWDIGEDLGILDFPRAAKITGARFSLYLGSGAKLERALINFMLDLHTNEHGYTETLPPFIVNRESLLGTGQLPKFEEDLFKIEGQEYYLIPTSEVPMTNIYRDEVLNEENLPIKFTAYTPCFRSEAGSYGKDTRGLIRQHQFNKVELVKYTTPETSYQELESLLANAETVLKRLGLPYQVVTLCSGDLGFSATRTYDIEVWMPGQDKYREISSCSNCEAFQARRANIKFRRAGQKKLEFVHTLNGSGLAVGRTVAAILENFQQPDGSVVIPEVLRPYMGGKETITNETR
- a CDS encoding 5-formyltetrahydrofolate cyclo-ligase, which codes for MDDSKDSKKNLLAGISQQLSKFTKAELAEKQAQVEQNLLEFANFREAQLSLLYIERSHEIPTGNIIRISLDVRKGIVIPCFSDSRHAINLLRIHDYEKDLIKGSQGILEPDPETCKKVNLDQIDIAVIPGLAFDEKGGRLGFGESFYNRLIAKLPETTRKISIAFEEQVVDHVQMESRKYNLDIIITDKRVIYKI
- a CDS encoding potassium channel family protein is translated as MNKLRDILIATAVSFTVSAIGTAGYMIIEGWTFLDSLYMVALTLSTVGYSEVHPISPTGRVFTIFLIISSVSVVLYMAGIIVKFVVEGEIRSILGRRKLDKRISSLTDHYIVCGYGRIGRILCNQLTEQTSDVVVMEKSPELVPVLVEDKMLYLIGDASDESQLLKAGIKRASHLIAALATDVDNVFLVLTARQLNPGIKIMARAEKKAAMGKLYAAGANRVESPYDIGAVSMGIRLLRPSVSNFLDIALTRRERAIQIEESPVSAKSTLVNIMLKDSGIRQKYNLIIIAIKKSDGEMIFNPSFDTYMEEGDTVIAMGKSSNLKRFHLALAPK
- a CDS encoding protein-L-isoaspartate(D-aspartate) O-methyltransferase; this translates as MNSEQRKFEIWRHKMVARQIVARGITDPGVIAAMETVPRHLFVSEALTDSAYGDFPLPIGEAQTISQPYIIAEMTQALELTGDERVLEIGTGSGYQAAVLAEIVFRVYTIERNNILFLRTRKLFDALKYHNIVARYSDGTLGWKEEAPFDAILVTAGGTQIPQPLLDQLAVGGRLVMPVGGLCSQELVRIEKKADKITTDNLGGCRFVKLIGEHGWKE
- a CDS encoding YqaA family protein, which gives rise to MVKRLYDWVLSWAERPGGVWALFFLAFCESSFFPIPPDLLLIALAVGAPFRAFYFVLVCSVGSLLGGIAGYLIGWQFMGTIGGRIIAFYDLADKADYITALYKHYDAWAIFIAGFTPLPYKLFTISAGAFGVDFFVFVLASAVSRTLRFALLGGLIYWFGPGIKRFIDRYFNLLATVFTLLLVAGFVVIKYLV